The following are encoded in a window of Apteryx mantelli isolate bAptMan1 chromosome 17, bAptMan1.hap1, whole genome shotgun sequence genomic DNA:
- the LOC136993558 gene encoding protein DGCR6 — protein sequence MERFGGGYEEVAAAAADLSRQQERHYQLLSELQALVKALPSSCQQRLSYTTLSDLALALLDGTVFEIVQGLLEIQHLTEKNLYSQRLKLHSEHRGLKQELFHRHKEAQQCCRPHNLPLLRAAQQREMEAVEQRIREEQRMMDEKIVLELDQKVIDQQSTLEKAGVSGFYITTNPQELTLQMNLLELIRKLQQKESQSEKAFS from the exons ATGGAGCGCTTCGGCGGCGGCTACgaggaggtggcggcggcggcggcggacctCTCGCGGCAGCAGGAGCGGCACTACCAGCTGCTCTCCGAGCTGCAGGCGCTGGTGAAGGCGCTGCCCAg CTCCTGCCAGCAGCGCCTGTCCTACACGACGCTGAGCGACCTGGCGCTGGCGCTGCTCGACGGGACCGTCTTCGAGATCGTGCAGGGCCTGCTGGAGATCCAGCACCTCACCGAGAAGAACCTCTACAGCCAGCGCCTGAAGCTGCACAGCGAGCACCgcg GGCTGAAGCAGGAGCTCTTCCACCGGCACAAGGAGGCCCAGCAGTGCTGCCGGCCGCACAACCTGCCGCTCCTGCGCGCGGCCCAGCAGCGGGAGATGGAG GCTGTGGAGCAACGAATTCGAGAGGAACAGCGAATGATGGATGAGAAAATAGTCTTGGAACTGGACCAAAAAGTGATAGACCAACAGAGCACCCTGGAAAAGGCTGGGGTGTCTGGGTTCTACATCACCACAAACCCCCAG gaGCTGACTTTACAGATGAACTTATTGGAACTGATTCGGAAGTTACAACAGAAAGAATCCCAGTCAGAGAAGGCTTTTTCCTGA
- the SLC7A4 gene encoding cationic amino acid transporter 4, with amino-acid sequence MARWLPRSADLTRFCQKLNRVKTLEDDMMETSFNRCLSTIDLTLLGIGGMVGSGLYVLTGTVAKEIAGPAVIVSFIIAGFASLLAALCYAEFGARVPKTGSAYMFTYVSVGEIWAFLIGWNVLLEYMIGGAAVARAWSGYLDSIFNHKIKNFTETHIGTWQVPFLAHYPDFLAAGILLVATAFISFGAKVSSWLNHVFSAISMGVILFILIMGFILAQPKNWSAQEGGFAPYGLSGIMAGTATCFYAFVGFDVIAASSEEARNPQRAVPRAIAFSLGLATGAYILVSMVLTLMVPWHTLNPDSALADAFYRRGYSWAGFLVAAGSICAMNTVLLSNLFSLPRIVYAMAEDGLFFQVFSRVHPRTQVPVIGIVVFGVLMALLALIFDLEALVQFLSIGTLLAYTFVAASIIVLRFQQQKVDVPAQPAGRQPSPEPSDGPAAGELKEYESFSDKLQLVDGDKSKEQREPGQLKAAFEPYLEFLSDFYPGEVVTVAVVTLMVSAICLCSILVFGNTHLHLPTWSYSLLLVLFSLGFLLSLLLIWAHEQQRNTQTFQIPLVPLSPALSIVLNIYLMLKLNYMTWLRFAIWLMLGLLVYFGYGIWHSKENLREPKPQRVSARYVVFPSGSLEETVQAVQPSPQPAVGLPDADTEESKR; translated from the exons ATGGCGAGATGGCTGCCTCGCTCTGCAGACCTGACCCGCTTCTGCCAGAAACTCAACCGAGTGAAGACCTTGGAGGACGACATGATGGAGACATCCTTCAACAGATGCCTCTCCACCATCGACTTGACACTGCTGGGCATCGGGGGCATGGTGGGCTCTGGGCTGTATGTCCTCACTGGCACCGTAGCCAAGGAGATTGCTGGCCCTGCTGTCATTGTCTCCTTCATCATTGCTGGCTTTGCCTCGCTCCTGGCTGCTCTCTGCTATGCTGAGTTTGGGGCCCGGGTACCCAAGACAGGCTCTGCCTACATGTTCACCTACGTGTCTGTAGGTGAGATCTGGGCCTTCCTCATCGGCTGGAATGTGCTGCTGGAGTACATGATCGGAGGAGCTGCGGTGGCCAGGGCATGGAGTGGTTACCTGGACTCCATCTTTAACCACAAAATAAAGAACTTTACTGAGACCCACATTGGCACTTGGCAGGTGCCATTCCTGGCGCACTACCCAGATTTCCTGGCAGCTGGTATCTTACTAGTTGCCACTGCATTCATCTCCTTTGGGGCCAAAGTTTCCTCCTGGCTCAACCACGTCTTTTCAGCCATCAGCATGGGTGTCATCCTCTTCATTCTCATCATGGGCTTCATCCTTGCGCAGCCCAAGAATTGGAGTGCTCAGGAAGGAGGTTTTGCCCCATACGGGCTGTCAGGCATCATGGCAGGAACAGCCACCTGCTTCTACGCCTTCGTGGGCTTTGACGTCATAGCAGCCTCGAGTGAAGAAGCCAGGAACCCCCAGAGGGCAGTTCCCAGAGCAATAGCTTTCTCCTTGGGGCTGGCCACTGGGGCCTACATCCTAGTGTCCATGGTGTTGACGCTGATGGTGCCCTGGCATACGCTGAACCCCGACTCTGCCCTGGCAGACGCGTTTTACAGGAGGGGTTACTCCTGGGCAGGATTTCTGGTAGCTGCTGGCTCCATCTGCG CGATGAACACAGTCCTGCTGAGCAACCTCTTCTCCCTGCCGCGCATCGTCTACGCCATGGCGGAGGATGGACTCTTCTTCCAGGTGTTCTCCCGGGTCCACCCCCGCACGCAGGTGCCGGTCATTGGCATTGTGGTGTTCGGGGTGCTCATGGCCCTGCTGGCCCTCATCTTCGACCTGGAGGCCCTGGTGCAGTTCCTGTCCATTGGCACACTGCTGGCCTACACCTTTGTGGCCGCCAGCATCATTGTGCTGCGCTTCCAGCAGCAGAAGGTGGATGTTCCTGCTCAGCCGGCCGGCAGGCAGCCGAGCCCTGAGCCCAGTGACGGCCCCGCTGCCGGTGAGCTGAAGGAGTATGAGTCCTTCTCTGACAAGCTCCAGCTGGTGGATGGAGACAAGAGCAAAGAGCAGCGGGAGCCGGGGCAGCTGAAGGCAGCTTTTGAACCCTACCTGGAGTTCCTCAGCGACTTCTACCCAGGAGAGGTGGTCACCGTTGCTGTGGTTACCCTGATGGTGTCTGCCATCTGCCTGTGCTCCATCTTGGTGTTTGGCAACACCCACCTCCACCTGCCAACCTGGAGCTATTCCCTGCTGCTGGTCCTCTTCAGCCTGGGGTTCCTGCTCAGCCTCCTCCTCATCTGGGCCCATGAGCAGCAGCGCAACACGCAGACCTTCCAG ATACCCCTGGTGCCCCtgtccccagcactgagcattgTCCTGAATATTTATCTCATGCTGAAGCTCAACTACATGACATGGCTCCGGTTCGCTATCTGGCTGATGCTAG gccTCCTTGTGTATTTTGGTTACGGCATCTGGCACAGCAAAGAGAACCTGCGGGAGCCCAAGCCGCAGCGCGTGAGTGCCCGGTACGTGGTGTTTCCCAGCGGCAGCCTGGAGGAGACGGTACAAGCAGTCCAGCCGAGCCCCCAGCCTGCCGTGGGGCTGCCGGATGCAGACACTGAGGAGTCTAAGAGATGA